One window of the Pseudomonas sihuiensis genome contains the following:
- a CDS encoding SulP family inorganic anion transporter — MTVFRTLPRDALASVVVFLVALPLCMGIAIASGMPPAKGLITGIIGGLVVGFIAGAPLQVSGPAAGLAVLVFELVRTHGMAALGPVLLLAGLIQLVAGTLRLGGWFRVTAPAVVYGMLAGIGILIVLSQVHVMIDAAPKASGLDNLLAFPGAVRDALSLLGSNAMIAGAVGLGTIASIWLWERFRPAPLRFLPGALVGVTLATLISLWLTLPVKRVELPANLGDAIDWITPQGLASLADPQLLIAALALAFIASAETLLSAAAVDRMHDGPRARFNRELSAQGIGNMLCGAVGALPMTGVIVRSSANVQAGARGRASTILHGAWLLALVALLPAVLQSIPVASLGAVLVYTGCKLVDPKAMRNLGQYGRAPVFIYAATALCIVFTDLLTGVLVGFALTLLKLVWSASRLRVKLVPTGPNSAELRMSGAATFLRVPQLAKLLAGVEPGTCLHLSLARVSYIDHACMELLEDWGRSARAQGGGLEIVEGAALKRRVEGRQRTALA; from the coding sequence ATGACTGTATTTCGCACACTGCCACGGGACGCGCTGGCGTCCGTGGTGGTCTTTCTCGTCGCCCTGCCACTGTGCATGGGCATCGCCATCGCCTCCGGCATGCCGCCGGCCAAGGGGCTGATCACCGGCATCATCGGCGGTCTGGTGGTCGGTTTCATCGCCGGCGCACCGCTGCAGGTGAGCGGCCCAGCTGCCGGCCTGGCCGTGCTGGTGTTCGAGCTGGTGCGTACTCACGGCATGGCTGCGCTAGGCCCGGTGTTGCTGCTGGCCGGACTGATCCAGCTGGTCGCCGGCACCTTGCGCCTGGGCGGCTGGTTTCGCGTCACCGCGCCGGCGGTGGTCTACGGCATGCTCGCCGGCATCGGCATCCTCATCGTGCTGTCGCAGGTGCACGTGATGATCGATGCCGCGCCCAAGGCCTCCGGCCTGGACAACCTGCTGGCCTTCCCCGGCGCCGTGCGTGATGCGCTGAGCCTGCTCGGCAGCAACGCCATGATCGCCGGTGCAGTGGGCCTCGGCACCATCGCCAGCATCTGGCTGTGGGAGCGTTTTCGCCCAGCGCCACTGCGCTTTCTGCCCGGCGCGCTGGTCGGCGTGACGCTCGCCACGCTGATCAGCCTGTGGCTGACACTGCCGGTCAAACGCGTCGAACTGCCGGCCAATCTCGGCGATGCCATCGACTGGATCACCCCACAGGGCCTGGCCAGCCTGGCCGATCCGCAACTGCTGATCGCCGCCCTCGCCTTGGCCTTTATCGCCAGTGCCGAGACATTGCTCTCCGCTGCCGCCGTCGACCGCATGCACGATGGCCCGCGTGCGCGCTTCAACCGCGAACTGTCCGCCCAGGGCATCGGCAACATGCTCTGCGGTGCAGTCGGCGCCCTGCCGATGACCGGCGTGATCGTACGTAGCTCGGCCAACGTGCAAGCCGGCGCTCGCGGCCGCGCCTCGACCATCCTCCACGGCGCCTGGCTACTGGCCCTGGTCGCTCTGCTGCCCGCCGTGCTGCAGAGCATCCCGGTGGCCAGCCTCGGCGCGGTACTGGTGTACACCGGCTGCAAACTGGTCGACCCCAAGGCCATGCGCAACCTCGGCCAGTACGGCCGTGCCCCGGTGTTCATCTACGCCGCCACGGCGCTATGCATCGTCTTCACCGACCTGCTGACCGGCGTGCTGGTGGGCTTCGCCCTGACCCTGCTGAAACTGGTGTGGAGCGCCTCGCGCCTGCGCGTGAAACTGGTGCCCACCGGCCCGAACAGCGCCGAACTGCGCATGAGCGGCGCCGCCACCTTCCTCCGTGTGCCACAACTGGCCAAGCTACTGGCCGGCGTCGAACCGGGTACCTGCCTGCACCTGAGCCTGGCGCGGGTCAGCTACATCGACCATGCCTGCATGGAACTTCTGGAAGACTGGGGCCGCTCCGCCCGCGCCCAGGGCGGCGGATTGGAGATCGTCGAAGGTGCGGCGTTGAAACGCCGAGTGGAAGGTAGACAGCGCACGGCGCTGGCCTGA
- a CDS encoding NYN domain-containing protein, whose amino-acid sequence MASKPNTARQHKHFAVLIDADNAPAAIVEGLFEEIAKYGVASVKRIYGDWTQPNLGSWKKVLLDHSIQPIQQFAYTKGKNATDSSLIIDAMDLLYTRRFDGFCLVSSDSDFTRLAARLREEGLEVIGFGEQKTPPPFVKACDKFIYTELLRDDANESESSAAQQPETPEPKPAAGNTTPAEVAPAEVNRPKVPVTLITKVIDDISDEDGWVHMAALGENLRKLKSDFDPRLYGFKKLSDLIKARNGQFELQERGVTATGGKVLYLRNRKAATKQ is encoded by the coding sequence ATGGCCAGCAAACCCAACACCGCCCGCCAGCATAAGCACTTCGCTGTTCTGATCGATGCGGACAACGCCCCCGCTGCCATCGTCGAAGGCCTTTTCGAAGAAATAGCCAAGTACGGCGTCGCCAGCGTCAAACGCATCTATGGCGACTGGACCCAGCCCAACCTCGGCAGTTGGAAGAAGGTGCTGCTCGACCACTCCATCCAGCCGATCCAGCAGTTCGCCTACACCAAGGGCAAGAACGCCACCGACAGCTCGCTGATCATCGACGCGATGGACCTTCTTTATACCCGGCGCTTCGATGGCTTTTGCCTGGTTTCCAGCGACAGCGACTTCACGCGGCTGGCAGCTCGCTTGCGCGAGGAAGGACTGGAGGTAATTGGCTTCGGCGAACAGAAAACGCCGCCGCCCTTCGTGAAGGCATGCGACAAGTTCATCTATACCGAGTTGCTGCGCGACGACGCGAACGAATCGGAGAGTTCTGCCGCACAACAGCCTGAAACCCCAGAGCCCAAACCAGCCGCCGGCAACACAACCCCCGCCGAAGTCGCACCAGCAGAAGTCAACCGACCGAAAGTCCCAGTAACGCTGATTACCAAGGTTATCGACGACATTTCCGACGAAGATGGGTGGGTCCATATGGCAGCCCTCGGAGAAAACCTGCGAAAACTGAAGTCCGACTTCGATCCTCGTCTGTATGGTTTCAAGAAACTGTCTGACTTGATCAAGGCACGAAATGGGCAGTTTGAGTTACAGGAGCGAGGAGTTACAGCCACTGGAGGAAAAGTGCTATATCTGCGCAACAGAAAGGCGGCAACCAAACAATAA
- a CDS encoding ATP-binding protein: MEQSCLFGPNFLEKLVGKNILHDPKIAIVELVANAWDAGASEVKVVWPTNKNEQHFSIEDNGSGLTEKEFTSRWRTLAYDRIQTQGSTIVVNDRKRTVFGKNGVGRFAGFCFGESYFVASNKNGEHIEYEIKAGSGDAPFTLIKHPPLTFIREHGTRIFVRTSSSLRISEEDVRSELGMRFLTDPSFKCIVNGEPVNFSHIPNENISHEIIELESGNIINIAIIDTNDADRTTKQHGIAWHVNGRLVGEADWKSYGFDEIIDGRSSEAKRHTFIVSADFLSKTDSIKKDWTGFNATPEFEEVHTSVFDFVKSHILGQTKQKRERVFSNIKKAHEKELQKLTPLRAERWEEFVTEIQGECTSLTEKDLLKLSGTLIKMEQSDTKYSLISKLHELNPDQIDSLHSILADWSLDLAKEVLDELQIRLKLLDELRERILDTNTKEVQELQPLFHQGLWIFGPEYETIEFTSNEGMTKVIQKLFSSSLVGTRNRPDFAILPDSTVGNYSYHKYDEEGGEIGIDKLVIVELKKPGIPISTDEKGQCWKYVSELIKSGLIDQDTKVTCFVLGSEIDPIEKGIRKENNDRCTIQPLDYQVVIARAKSRLLKLYDWVKGAPFLEEQRKQLGFEESQNVLDFEIPAKTS, translated from the coding sequence ATGGAACAATCTTGTCTTTTCGGTCCAAATTTCTTAGAAAAATTAGTTGGAAAGAATATTCTACATGACCCCAAAATTGCCATTGTAGAGTTAGTTGCGAACGCATGGGATGCAGGAGCTAGCGAGGTAAAAGTAGTTTGGCCCACCAACAAAAACGAACAACACTTCTCAATCGAAGACAATGGCTCAGGCCTCACGGAAAAAGAATTCACATCGAGATGGCGTACGCTTGCATACGATCGAATACAAACGCAGGGAAGCACGATTGTCGTTAATGACAGAAAAAGAACAGTATTCGGAAAGAACGGCGTAGGCCGTTTTGCAGGATTCTGTTTCGGAGAATCCTACTTTGTCGCCTCAAACAAGAATGGAGAACATATAGAATACGAAATTAAAGCCGGCAGTGGTGATGCTCCATTTACATTAATAAAGCACCCCCCGTTGACCTTCATCAGGGAACACGGTACTCGAATTTTTGTCCGTACTAGTTCCTCACTCAGGATCAGTGAAGAAGATGTACGTTCTGAACTCGGAATGCGATTTCTGACCGATCCATCTTTCAAATGCATCGTCAATGGAGAGCCTGTAAATTTCTCACATATCCCCAACGAAAACATTTCCCATGAAATTATTGAACTGGAGTCAGGAAACATAATAAACATTGCAATCATCGATACGAATGATGCAGATAGAACAACCAAACAACATGGCATAGCTTGGCATGTAAATGGTCGCCTTGTGGGCGAGGCAGATTGGAAAAGTTATGGATTTGACGAAATCATAGATGGTAGATCTTCAGAAGCCAAAAGGCACACCTTCATTGTCAGCGCTGACTTTCTATCGAAAACAGACTCCATTAAAAAAGATTGGACAGGATTCAACGCCACACCCGAATTTGAAGAAGTCCACACAAGTGTATTTGACTTTGTCAAGTCACACATATTAGGACAGACAAAACAAAAACGCGAGCGTGTCTTTTCTAATATAAAAAAGGCGCATGAGAAGGAGCTCCAGAAACTCACTCCACTACGGGCAGAAAGATGGGAAGAGTTTGTTACTGAAATACAAGGGGAGTGCACCAGTCTAACCGAAAAGGATCTTCTAAAATTGTCTGGCACCTTAATAAAAATGGAGCAATCTGACACCAAGTACTCTCTCATCAGCAAGCTACATGAATTGAACCCTGATCAAATTGATAGCCTGCATAGCATCCTTGCGGACTGGAGCCTTGATCTAGCGAAAGAAGTTCTAGACGAACTCCAGATAAGACTAAAACTGCTAGACGAATTACGCGAAAGAATATTAGATACCAACACAAAAGAAGTCCAAGAGCTTCAGCCGCTTTTTCATCAAGGCCTTTGGATATTCGGACCAGAATACGAAACTATAGAATTCACTTCCAATGAAGGAATGACAAAAGTAATTCAGAAACTTTTCAGCTCCAGCCTTGTCGGCACTCGCAACCGCCCCGACTTCGCAATATTACCAGACAGCACAGTGGGAAATTATTCATACCATAAGTATGACGAAGAAGGCGGTGAGATCGGGATTGACAAGCTCGTAATAGTGGAACTTAAAAAACCAGGAATCCCCATTAGCACCGACGAAAAGGGACAGTGCTGGAAATATGTGAGTGAACTAATAAAGTCCGGGCTCATTGACCAAGACACCAAGGTGACATGCTTTGTCTTAGGAAGTGAAATCGACCCAATCGAAAAAGGTATAAGAAAAGAAAATAATGATCGCTGCACAATTCAACCATTAGACTACCAAGTTGTTATTGCAAGAGCCAAAAGTCGCCTACTAAAGCTATACGACTGGGTTAAAGGTGCACCGTTTTTAGAAGAACAGAGAAAGCAGCTTGGATTTGAGGAAAGCCAAAATGTATTAGACTTTGAGATCCCAGCCAAAACCTCGTAA